A stretch of Podospora bellae-mahoneyi strain CBS 112042 chromosome 5, whole genome shotgun sequence DNA encodes these proteins:
- a CDS encoding hypothetical protein (EggNog:ENOG503PQZU), producing MGSAISRCNSNSRSNSHGHGTGPGISEMGQKIFERQPNWLTPPSKWRSHHCSHQPVRYRTPTPYPKDDRKRCDYTLLHEKNMIIETPVADHIEVKKPSQKHPAMMHSRHGQQLPPNSTLTITWESHPRLNRFERAS from the coding sequence ATGGGCTCCGCCATATCCAGATGCAACTCCAACTCCAGGAGCAACAGCCACGGCCACGGCACTGGCCCAGGAATCTCTGAGATGGGCCAGAAGATTTTCGAGAGACAGCCAAATTGGCTCACCCCACCGTCCAAATGGCGCTCTCACCACTGCTCCCACCAGCCAGTGCGCTATcgcacccccaccccatACCCCAAGGACGACAGGAAACGCTGCGACTATACGCTTCTCCACGAAAAGAACATGATCATCGAGACACCAGTTGCGGACCATATTGAAGTCAAGAAACCCTCCCAGAAGCACCCGGCCATGATGCACTCGCGCCACGGACAACAGTTGccccccaacagcaccctCACTATTACCTGGGAAAGCCACCCCCGTCTGAACCGCTTTGAGCGTGCCTCGTGA